The Oncorhynchus masou masou isolate Uvic2021 chromosome 6, UVic_Omas_1.1, whole genome shotgun sequence genome has a window encoding:
- the LOC135541503 gene encoding protein B4, producing MAPKKTVASEEGIASSESPNIDEKVSRKAQSESSKAPDVARKTHLHPPTMIMVKEALKELDSRKGVSSQAIRNYITEKYPSLDQVRLKYMMRKALNKGIESGVLARPPNSTASGAQGRFRLAVRGKLKEPKLKATENTDPNVAKASKAGAKKTKGISERTTAKKEKISEDAKPKKAPGGSKVAPTKKPKATRPAVEGGAEDQPKALKTTKAAKKGEGAAKKGEGAAKKGEGAAKKGEGAAKKGEGAAKKGEGAAKPRRARGQPRRARGQPRRARGSQEGRGGSQEGRGGSCC from the exons ATGGCACCTAAAAAAACGGTAGCCTCTGAAGAAGGAATCGCATCTTCTGAATCACCCAATATAGATGAGAAAGTGTCGAGAAAAGCTCAATCCG AGTCCAGCAAAGCACCTGATGTGGCAAGGAAAACACACCTTCATCCACCAACGATGATAATGGTCAAAGAAGCGCTGAAGGAATTGGACTCTCGAAAGGGTGTTTCCTCGCAGGCCATTCGTAATTACATAACAGAGAAATATCCATCTTTAGACCAGGTGAGGTTGAAGTACATGATGCGCAAGGCCCTGAACAAAGGAATCGAGAGCGGGGTATTGGCGAGGCCACCTAACTCCACTGCAAGCGGCGCACAGGGGAGGTTTCGG CTTGCAGTCAGGGGTAAATTGAAGGAGCCCAAGCTTAAGGCCACTGAGAACACTGATCCCAATGTGGCGAAGGCCTCCAAGGCTGGAGCCAAGAAGACCAAAGGAA TTTCTGAGAGAACTACAGCCAAAAAGGAGAAGATTTCAGAG GATGCAAAACCCAAGAAGGCTCCTGGTGGCTCCAAGGTGGCCCCTACGAAGAAGCCCAAGGCGACGAGGCCTGCAGTGGAAGGAGGGGCTGAGGACCAGCCCAAAGCACTGAAGACTACCAAAGCAGCCAAGAAGGGCGAGGGGGCAGCCAAGAAGGGCGAGGGGGCAGCCAAGAAGGGCGAGGGGGCAGCCAAGAAGGGCGAGGGGGCAGCCAAGAAGGGCGAGGGGGCAGCCAAGAAGGGCGAGGGGGCAGCCAAGCCAAGAAGGGCGAGGGGGCAGCCAAGAAGGGCGAGGGGGCAGCCAAGAAGGGCGAGGGGCAGCCAAGAAGGGCGAGGGGGCAGCCAAGAAGGGCGAGGGGGCTCCTGCTGCTAG